A stretch of the Rosa rugosa chromosome 5, drRosRugo1.1, whole genome shotgun sequence genome encodes the following:
- the LOC133712878 gene encoding uncharacterized protein LOC133712878 isoform X2, which yields MAAMVARVTLDHIARQSNDIRRLADFYIEEKGIQIAHRPVQFNPKGSKKIDQVFFFDPDGNALEVSDSTSTALQWSARNGNAN from the exons ATGGCAGCAATGGTAGCACGAGTAACTCTGGATCACATTGCCAGACAATCCAACGACATTAGGCGCCTCGCCGATTTCTACATAGAG GAAAAGGGAATTCAGATTGCTCATAGGCCAGTTCAATTTAATCCAAAGGGCAGTAAGAAGATCGACCAGGTCTTTTTCTTTGATCCAGATG GCAACGCTTTGGAGGTTTCCGACTCCACCTCCACGGCACTACAGTGGAGTGCTCGAAATGGTAATGCAAATTGA
- the LOC133712878 gene encoding glyoxylase I 4-like isoform X1, with amino-acid sequence MAAMVARVTLDHIARQSNDIRRLADFYIETFGFEEVESPKIGPLKVIWLSLPSGFTIHLIESNPSYPPNQRNDTSPGADPARIPRGHHMCFCVSNFETFVQTLKEKGIQIAHRPVQFNPKGSKKIDQVFFFDPDGNALEVSDSTSTALQWSARNGNAN; translated from the exons ATGGCAGCAATGGTAGCACGAGTAACTCTGGATCACATTGCCAGACAATCCAACGACATTAGGCGCCTCGCCGATTTCTACATAGAG ACATTTGGATTCGAGGAGGTAGAGAGCCCAAAGATTGGGCCACTCAAGGTAATATGGCTGAGTTTACCCTCAGGTTTTACTATACACCTTATTGAGTCCAACCCAAGTTACCCACCTAACCAGAGGAACGACACATCACCGGGAGCCGACCCAGCCCGTATTCCCAGAGGCCACCATATGTGCTTCTGTGTCTCCAATTTCGAAACCTTTGTGCAAACACTCAAG GAAAAGGGAATTCAGATTGCTCATAGGCCAGTTCAATTTAATCCAAAGGGCAGTAAGAAGATCGACCAGGTCTTTTTCTTTGATCCAGATG GCAACGCTTTGGAGGTTTCCGACTCCACCTCCACGGCACTACAGTGGAGTGCTCGAAATGGTAATGCAAATTGA